GATCCGCCAGGTCCCCAGCCGCGGCGCCGTGCCGGTGAGGCGACCCCCGCGCAGCCGCAGCCACCGCGGCAGGCGGTCCGCGTCCTGCACGCGCCAGTTCTTGCGCTGGTAGTCGTAGCGCTCCCCCCGCAGCACGGTGTCGACGACCCGGTTGCGGGCGGGCTGCTCAGCAGCCGTGCCGGCGGTCCGCACCGCGGGGGCGACGGGTGGCGCACCGGCCGCACCGACCGCGCCCCCGGGCGGCACGGCCACCAGGCCCCACGCCGCCGCAGCCGCCAGGGCGGCCACCCCACCGCGGAACCCACCGCTGAACCCGCGTCGTGCCCCGCCCCGTGCTGCCCCCGTGGTCGTCGTCATGTGGGGGGAGACGCGCGCCCGGTGCTTCCGGTTGCGCGACGAGCGGATCAGTTGAGGTCGGGGTCGACGGGCCGGTTGACGTGCCAGGCCAGCGTCCCGGGCTGGCGGCGCATGACCTCGCGACGCAGCTCGCTCGGGTCGTCGCGGAACGCGTCGGCCGTCTCACTGGTGACGACGTACCAGCTGCCCTCCTCGACCTCCCCCTCGAGCTGTCCGACGCCCCACCCGGCGTAGCCGGCGAAGACGCGCATCCCGGTCAGCGCGCCGTCGACCAGCTCGGTCGGGGTGTCGAGGTCGACCATGCCGAGCAGGCCGGCCACCGGGCGCCAGCCCACCGGCGGGTCCTGCGGATCGCGCAGCGCTGCGACAGCGAGGGCGCCGTCCGTGCCGACCGGCCCGCCGCGGAACAGCACCTCGGGCTCGACCACGACGTCGCGCCACGGCTCGAGGACGTCGGCGACGGGCACCTGGGAGGGCCGGTTGAGCACCACGCCGAGGGCACCCTCCTCCGTGACGTCGAGCAGGAGGACCACGGTGTCGGCGAAGTTGGGGTCCTGCAGCGCCGGCGTGGCGACCAGGAGCATTCCCGATGCGGGCTGCATGGCTTCCACTATGGACCGCGCCCTCCCGGCCGCACATCATCCCCCGGAAGGGCTCCCGACGATTCGTGAGGGCGCCTCGGGCACACCCCCACGGGGGCACGGGTCACCTAGGCTGCGAGCCATGGAGACCCGCCGGCCGCGCTCCTCCGACGCCACGAGGCAGGCGCTCGTCGACGCGGCGCGGGAGCTGTTCACCGTCCACGGCTACCCGGCCGCCTCGCTGGAGGCGATCGCCGAGGCCGCCCAGCTCACCAAGGGCGCGCTCTACCACCACTTCAGCGGCAAGCAGGCCGTCTTCGAAGCCGCCCTCGAGCTCGTGCAGGCCCGCGCGAGCGCCACGATCGTCCACGCCAGCGCGCAGCACGCCGACCCGTGGGAGCAGGGACAGGCCGGTCTGCGGGCGTTCCTCCGGGTCGCGCAGGAGCCCGACTACCGCCAGATCGTCGTCTCCGACGGCCCCTCGGTGCTCGGCCCCGCGCGCCACCGCGAGCACGAGCGGTCGACCTACGCCGTCGTCGCCGAGCTCGTCCGCTCGGCGCTCACGGGCCTCGACCGGTCCCCCGACGACGCGCTGCTCGACACGTCCGCCCGGGTCGTCTTCGGCGCGGTGTCGGCCGCCGGCGGCTCGGTGGCCACGAGCGAGGACCCCGCGGCCGCGGCGGTCCGAGCGGAGGCGGCGATCGGCGCCATCGTCACGGGCCTGCGGCGCCTGCTGGAGGACACCGCCGGTGGGGACGGGGCGACCGACCCCGGCGCTACTTGGCGAAGGTGACCTCGCCGTTGACGGCCGGCACCAGCTCGATCCACACGCGACCGGCGGGCACCGTGAGGTCGCCCCGCTTGGTGGAGAGCTCGATCGCGCCGTTGAGGCCGTCCTTGCGCCAGGTGCCCTTCACCACGCGGCCGCCGTGGAAGAGCAGCGCGGTGCCCTTGCCCTCGAGCTTGGTCTCGGGCACCGGGTAGCCCGCGGGGTCGCGGTAGCCGGCGTCGCCGACCTCCACCCGCAGCACGAGCACCGACTCGGCCGGGAAGTGGTCGCCCTCGGCGGCGTAGGAGTCGGTGTTGACGTAGCGGCCGCGCTGGAACTGCCAGCTGGTCGAGTGGGCGCCGAAGTCGGCGGTCAGCGTGCGGGCCTTGGCGCCCTTCGGCAGGTCGGCCGCGTCGCCCCACGGCAGGTAGGGCGGCGGCTCCTCGTCGGCCTTGACGCGCTTGGCGATCTCGCCCAGCCGGGCGAAGAGGTTGTAGGGGGCCGAGCGGGAGGTGTCCCGGTAGACCCCGGCGTCGCCCTCGGTGATCCACGGGATCCCGGCACCGTTGATGCGCTTGATGGTGACGGCTGCGGCACCGCTGGTCACCACGGTGGCG
The sequence above is drawn from the Nocardioides sp. zg-1228 genome and encodes:
- a CDS encoding DUF3048 domain-containing protein, producing MRHRRPTSSFRAVVATLAASVLVLTACSGGDDEPTSGSASAEPSPSETTEAPPEPSYWPLTGLERKGDAPKHPVLVTKVDNTSSSAPQVGLGSADLVVEELVEGGYTRLAAFYYSQVPGSIGPVRSMRASDIGIVPEGATVVTSGAAAVTIKRINGAGIPWITEGDAGVYRDTSRSAPYNLFARLGEIAKRVKADEEPPPYLPWGDAADLPKGAKARTLTADFGAHSTSWQFQRGRYVNTDSYAAEGDHFPAESVLVLRVEVGDAGYRDPAGYPVPETKLEGKGTALLFHGGRVVKGTWRKDGLNGAIELSTKRGDLTVPAGRVWIELVPAVNGEVTFAK
- a CDS encoding TetR/AcrR family transcriptional regulator, producing METRRPRSSDATRQALVDAARELFTVHGYPAASLEAIAEAAQLTKGALYHHFSGKQAVFEAALELVQARASATIVHASAQHADPWEQGQAGLRAFLRVAQEPDYRQIVVSDGPSVLGPARHREHERSTYAVVAELVRSALTGLDRSPDDALLDTSARVVFGAVSAAGGSVATSEDPAAAAVRAEAAIGAIVTGLRRLLEDTAGGDGATDPGATWRR
- a CDS encoding YqgE/AlgH family protein yields the protein MQPASGMLLVATPALQDPNFADTVVLLLDVTEEGALGVVLNRPSQVPVADVLEPWRDVVVEPEVLFRGGPVGTDGALAVAALRDPQDPPVGWRPVAGLLGMVDLDTPTELVDGALTGMRVFAGYAGWGVGQLEGEVEEGSWYVVTSETADAFRDDPSELRREVMRRQPGTLAWHVNRPVDPDLN